One Dermatophagoides farinae isolate YC_2012a chromosome 6, ASM2471394v1, whole genome shotgun sequence genomic window carries:
- the LOC124494122 gene encoding LOW QUALITY PROTEIN: formin-like protein (The sequence of the model RefSeq protein was modified relative to this genomic sequence to represent the inferred CDS: deleted 1 base in 1 codon), whose translation MGGRMSSSLNDIHNSCDDDMNPSIMKSESAASTPTATTMMMHNNGLSPSISLQQHQLSSSSYKSKSMKSSIGSPTNKKQQQQRNKFSKGISLDHTNYQPTANMSMLLSTSDIERPEKNELERRFQKVLTSMDLPPDKAKLLRSYDDERKWELIRDQGKITARQSPQDYLDKLQTYLDPKASKNSKKIRQLGGVTSTQVLRDLEISLRTNSIEWVRDFLSENHRGLDILIEYLKFRLQTQKQEQWREYHQDATNSNQHYSNNNGTIKTTYSSTSTANLNSSQESFPSSIAANQSNGSISSHTLQRRPSFLFSRQHSTKVKLGQVGDDVHVCIMCMRAIMNNKFGFNLVMEHKSAINCIALSMTHKSLRTKSLVLELLAAICLVKGGHQMILAAFDNFKEEIGEKRRFQTLMHYFMNYEQFNIDFMVACMQFINIIVHSVEDMNFRVHLQYEFTQLGLDNYLENKLRNMESDDLLVQIQAYLDNVFDVAALMEDAEQKNVALEQCQQLIQQVANAHEAERDWESKFHELKHAYDSLEKDRLDLAELNQHMNDELTRLKQSVCELEESRRRESLLESRINELKRMSTSGGGDIDSNLVNSDTTTGSKISSTSSSSSSTTTAATVPQSPQPSLTVPPPPPPPPPPPPPPSISMVPPPPPPPPPMASGAFGSSTNDSSNMLMTLKRTYQTKYKLPTFNWVPLKPNQVKGTIFNDFHDEETILKTINFDDFEEQFKLGIKSFGGKKGGLIGQDQRDSSGMANGIGNNNTGGDVSKRFKVPEKVSLLQHNRLRNMAISMRKIDLDTETVVKAIHSFDTNILSMDYTEVLLRMIPQPEETKSYREYERQGRLIDEMNDVDKFLLQISKVERLEPKLRIMFYMNNINLPVDSPAFNHKPGSGGGDGDATMVITIITQYMQRIKTIREAAIAIRTSPGVREILEYILVFGNYLNCSTRTLATAPAYGFKLQTLDLITETKSSVDRSRSLLHYLVDVILVKEKPGGNHSGPSKSEVLATALAIRPLLISNRSQHQLTGGNSDASVLENIKMPYDFDHLLQIIERATSVSLETCVAEVLEIEKGMELCRNELQLRNQGGLASSPATKILQQFIQQKGPEVSGLKDELRKTQQQYNECVEYFGENPKMLESSNQLFGTFVRFLKNFKQCQLDNLMAQRKRIEEELRRQILAKQQQRMMQQQQNNSNGGSQSDQSGNHNQQGQATSDNQKVKEKRLLKQDEVYNGALEDILSGLKNEPFRRADAVRRSQRRRVDNLNLNVDTADKLEIPVPPNFRYVMGEKHPKAKTILIRFATINDRKVNQQLPDTAPNERQQIIIAQRSSSTDPPSNVPLRRVKRTSNEIMMEIDEDIVNDSLAKRRRQRRSMPPIRMRMRADEEEERIRQQRQRQQRSSSDLRSRLSNVSFSSSRIGDRIQLQSVSSNRIMKAKRSDSIWRRTTDDDALKSRMRSIALDAKTGKKYTTTIGGNTRTVGDLRNKLNEPIIRVQVTYDDEEIDF comes from the exons aTGGGTGGACGTATGTCGTCCTCGTTGAATGATATACATAAttcttgtgatgatgatatgaatccATCGATAATGAAAAGTGAATCAGCTGCATCAAcaccaacagcaacaacaatgatgatgcataATAATGGTTTATCACCATCGATATCACTTCAACAgcatcaattatcatcatcatcatataaatctaaatcaatgaaatcatcGATTGGTTCACcaacgaataaaaaacaacaacaacaacgaaataaATTTAGTAAAGGAATTAGTTTGGATCATACAAATTATCAACCAACAGCCAATATGTCAatgttattatcaacaaGTGATATTGAAAGaccggaaaaaaatgaattggaacGTAGATTTCAAAAAG ttcTCACATCAATGGATTTACCACCGGATAAAGCAAAATTATTACGTagctatgatgatgaacgtaaATGGGAATTGATACGTGATCAAGGAAAAATTACCGCAAGACAATCACCACAGGATTATCTAGATAAATTGCAAACTTATCTGGATCCAAAAGCAtcgaaaaattcgaaaaaaattcgtcaaCTTGGTGGCGTTACATCTACACAAGTACTTCGTGATCTTGAAATTTCCTTacgaacaaattcaattgaatgggTTCGAGATTTTCTTTCCGAGAATCATCGTGGTCTAGATATTCTTATTGAATATCTAAAATTTCGTCttcaaacacaaaaacaagaacaatGGCGTGAATATCATCAAGATGCCACCAATAGTAATCAACATtattccaataataatggaacaaTTAAAACAACATATAGTTCTACATCGACAGCCAATCTTAATTCAAGTCAGGAAAGTTTTCCATCTTCAATTGCtgcaaatcaatcgaatggCTCGATCAGTAGCCATACGCTACAACGTAGACCATCATTCCTATTCTCACGACAACATTCAACCAAAGTCAAATTGGGACaagttggtgatgatgtacATGTCTGTATAATGTGTATGCGTGCCATTATGAATAACAAATTTGGTTTCAATTTGGTTATGGAACATAAATCAGCAATCAATTGTATTGCCCTATCGATGACACATAAATCATTACGTACAAAATCGCTAGTTTTAGAATTACTAGCTGCCATTTGTCTGGTTAAAGGTGGTCATCAAATGATACTCGCTGCATTCGATAATTTTAAAGAAGAAATTGGCGAAAAACGTCGATTCCAAACATTGATGCATTATTTTATGAATTACGAacaattcaatattgattttatgGTCGCCTGTAtgcaattcatcaatattattgtcCATTCGGTTGAAGATATGAATTTTCGTGTTCATTTGCAATATGAATTCACACAGCTTGGTCTTGATAATTATCTAGAGAATAAATTGCGCAATATGGAATCCGATGATTTACTTGTACAGATTCAAGCCTATTTGGACAATGTATTCGATGTGGCTGCATTAATGGAAGATGCTGAACAGAAAAATGTAGCCCTGGAACAATGTCAACAATTGATACAACAAGTGGCCAATGCACATGAAGCCGAACGTGATTGggaatcaaaatttcatGAACTTAAACATGCATatgattcattggaaaaagatCGTTTAGATTTGGCcgaattgaatcaacatatgaatgatgagcTAACAAGGCTAAAACAATCCGTATGTGAATTGGAAGAATCACGACGTCGTGAATCATTGCTTGAATCtcgaatcaatgaattaaaaCGAATGTCAAccagtggtggtggtgatatcGATTCCAACCTAGTCAATAGTGATACTACAACCGGTTCCAAAATTTCATCcaca tcatcatcatcatcatcaacaacaacagcagcaacagtgCCTCAAAGTCCACAACCATCATTAACAGTTCctccgccaccaccaccaccaccacctccgCCTCCGCCACCATCAATCAGTATggtgccaccaccaccacctcccCCGCCTCCAATGGCTTCCGGTGCATTcggatcatcaacaaacgaTTCATCGAATATGTTGATGACTTTAAAGCGAACTTACCagacaaaatataaattacCTACATTCAATTGGGTACCGTTAAAACCAAATCAAGTAAAAGGAAcgatattcaatgattttcatgATGAGGAAACCATACTTAAAACgattaattttgatgattttgaagaaCAATTCAAGTTGGGTATTAAATCGTTTGGTGGTAAAAAAGGTGGTCTTATCGGTCAAGATCAACGAGATTCTTCGGGCATGGCTAATGGtattggcaacaacaacaccggTGGTGATGTATCGAAACGTTTTAAAGTACCGGAAAAAGTTTCGCTTTTGCAACATAATCGTCTTAGGAATATGGCCATTTCGATGCGTAAAATTGATCTCGATACCGAAACGGTAGTGAAAGCaatacattcatttgataCAAACATATTATCTATGGATTATACCGAAGTTTTGTTGCGAATGATACCACAACCAGAAGAAACCAAATCTTATCGTGAATATGAACGACAAGGCAGATTAATTGATGAGATGAATGATGTGGATAAATTCCTATTGCAAATATCCAAAGTTGAACGTTTGGAACCTAAATTAAGAATAATGTTCTATATGAACAATATTAATTTGCCCGTCGATTCACCAGCTTTCAATCATAAACCTGGATcaggtggtggtgatggtgatgctACAATGGTCATAACAATTATAACGCAATATATGCAACGAATAAAAACGATTCGTGAAGCAGCCATAGCTATACGAACATCACCCGGTGTAAGAGAAATACTTGAATACATTCTTGTTTTCGGTAATTATCTGAATTGTTCAACACGTACATTGGCTACAGCACCAGCATATGGTTTTAAATTACAAACACTTGATCTGATTactgaaacaaaatcatctgTTGATCGATCACGTTCATTGTTACATTATCTTGTTGATGTTATATTGGTCAAAGAAAAACCAGGCGGTAATCATTCTGGTCCTAGTAAATCTGAAGTTTTAGCCACTGCTTTAGCTATACGTCCATTATTGATTAGTAATCGTTCACAACATCAATTGACTGGTGGTAATTCTGATGCCAGTGTTTTGGAGAACATTAAAATGCcttatgattttgatcacCTGTTGCAGATAATCGAACGTGCAACATCAGTTTCCCTTGAAACTTGTGTAGCCGAAGTActtgaaatagaaaaaggaATGGAATTATGTAGAAATGAATTACAGCTTCGAAATCAAGGTGGTCTTGCATCAAGTCCAGCAACTAAAATTCTACAACAATTCATACAGCAAAAAGGACCCGAAGTTTCTGGACTCAAAGATGAATTACGAAAAactcaacaacaatacaatgAATGTGTGGAATATTTTGGTGAAAATCCTAAAATGTTGGAATCATCCAATCAATTATTCGGTACTTTTGTTCGTTTCCtaaagaatttcaaacaatGTCAATTAGATAATCTGATGGCACAACGTAAACGTATCGAAGAAGAATTGCGTCGACAAATTCTagccaaacaacaacaacgtatgatgcaacaacaacagaataataGTAATGGTGGCAGCCAATCAGATCAATCCGGTAACCATAATCAACAAGGACAAGCAACTAGTGATAATCAAAAAGTTAAGGAAAAACGTCTACTCAAACAGGATGAAGTTTATAATGGTGCTTTAGAAGACATACTTTCAG gCCTAAAAAATGAACCATTTAGACGTGCAGATGCTGTACGACGAAGTCAACGTAGAC GAGTGGATAATTTGAATCTAAATGTTGATACAGCTGATAAACTAGAGATTCCTGTACCACCGAATTTTCGTTATGTAATGGGTGAGAAACATCCAAAAGCTAAAACAATATTGATACGTTTTGCAACGATTAATGATCGTAAAGTTAATCAACAATTGCCTGATACGGCACCAAATGAACGACAGCAAATAATTATCGCTcaacgatcatcatccaccGATCCACCATCTAATGTTCCATTGCGAAGAGTTAAACGAACAAGCAATGAAATTATGATGGAAATTGATGAAGATATTGTCAATGATTCACTTGCAAaaagacgacgacaacgTCGATCTATGCCCCCGATTCGTATGCGAATGCGAGCTGACGAAGAAGAGGAAAGAATTCGACAGCAAcgtcaacgacaacaacgatcaTCAAGTGATCTACGTTCACGATTATCTAatgtatcattttcatcatcaagaattgGCGATCGAATACAATTACAATCCGTATCATCGAATCGTATTATGAAAGCCAAACGATCAGATTCAATTTGGCGTCGAaccactgatgatgatgctttaAAAAGTCGAATGCGATCAATCGCATTGGATGCAAAGACGGGTaaaaaatatacaacaacaattggtgGAAATACCAGAACTGTAGGTGATCTTCGTAACAAATTAAACGAACCGATCATACGAGTACAGGTTacctatgatgatgaagaaatcgATTTctga
- the LOC124494126 gene encoding GPN-loop GTPase 3, which produces MPRYAQLVVGPAGSGKSTFIASMLTHAETSKRSMYAVNLDPAAEVFNYNAIADIRELIHVEDVMEDTDLNFGPNGALVYAMEYLMNNLEWLTEKLGTQEDDYVLFDTPGQIELVSHFGLMKTFAKYLESLNFRVCVVFLLDSQFISDMSKYFSSLIISLITLINLELPMVNLLTKIDKLPDDQKKALEDILEPSSDLLSEDLPCFQRNRNERFYRLSSAFAQIIDNYSLHKFLPISVLDEDLMNDVLLSIDNCIQWGEDIEVSGIDIDS; this is translated from the coding sequence ATGCCTCGATACGCCCAATTAGTTGTCGGACCAGCCGGCAGTGGCAAATCAACATTTATTGCCTCAATGCTTACTCATGCTGAAACATCAAAACGATCCATGTACGCCGTAAATTTGGATCCAGCCGCCGAAGTTTTCAATTATAATGCCATTGCCGATATTCGTGAATTGATTCATGTTGAAGATGTAATGGAAGATACAGATTTGAATTTCGGTCCAAATGGTGCATTAGTCTATGCAATGGAATATCTGATGAACAATCTTGAATGGTTGACGGAAAAATTAGGCACCCAAGAAGATGATTACGTTCTATTCGATACACCTGGCCAAATTGAATTAGTATCACATTTTGGtttgatgaaaacatttgCCAAATATCTTGAATCGCTAAATTTTCGTGTCTGTGTCGTGTTTTTACTGGATTCACAATTCATATCGGATATGTCGAAATATTTTAGCtcattgattatttcattgataaCTTTAATCAATCTCGAATTACCTATGGTAAATCTATTGactaaaattgataaattaccTGATGATCAAAAGAAAGCATTGGAAGATATATTAGAACCAAGTTCCGATTTACTTAGTGAAGATTTACCCTGTTTTCAACGTAATCGTAATGAACGTTTCTATCGATTAAGTAGTGCATTTGCACAgattattgataattattcACTGCATAAATTCTTACCAATTTCCGTTCTCGATGAAGATCTTATGAATGATGTTCTACTATCCATTGATAATTGTATTCAATGGGGTGAAGATATTGAAGTGAGCGGTATAGATATTGATTCCTAA
- the LOC124494127 gene encoding mite allergen Der f 7, translating into MMKFLLIAAVAFVAVSADPIHYDKITEEINKAIDDAIAAIEQSETIDPMKVPDHADKFERHVGILDFKGELAMRNIEARGLKQMKRQGDANVKGEEGIVKAHLLIGVHDDIVSMEYDLAYKLGDLHPTTHVISDIQDFVVALSLEISDEGNITMTSFEVRQFANVVNHIGGLSILDPIFGVLSDVLTAIFQDTVRKEMTKVLAPAFKRELEKN; encoded by the exons atgatgaaatttttgttgattgctGCCGTGGCATTTGTCGCCGTTTCGGCTGATCCAA TTCACTATGATAAAATCACCGAAGAAATCAACAAAGCTATTGATGATGCCATTGCTGCTATTGAACAATCCGAAACAATAGATCCAATGAAAGTACCTGATCATGCCGATAAATTCGAACGTCATGTTGGTATTTTGGATTTCAAAGGTGAATTAGCCATGCGAAACATTGAGGCTCGAggattgaaacaaatgaaacgtCAAGGTGATGCTAATGTCAAAGGTGAAGAGGGTATTGTTAAAGCTCATTTGTTGATCGGTGTTCACGATGATATCGTCTCGATGGAATATGATTTAGCATACAAATTGGGTGATCTTCATCCAACCACTCATGTCATTTCGGATATTcaagattttgttgttgccttGTCCCTTGAAATTTCTGATGAAGGTAACATAACAATGACATCTTTTGAAGTACGACAATTCGCTAATGTTGTCAACCATATTGGTGGTCTTTCAATCTTGGATCCAATTTTTGGCGTTTTATCTGATGTATTGACCGCTATTTTCCAAGACACCGTACGTAAGGAAATGACCAAAGTATTGGCACCAGCATTTAAAcgtgaattggaaaaaaattaa